A single region of the Kocuria rosea genome encodes:
- a CDS encoding RluA family pseudouridine synthase — protein sequence MAEPEEHVQERFTVPPELEGQRADAAVAALTGLSRSAAAVLCAEGRVLHRDRPVAKSFRVEASQTLTVHVPVPEDPARIVPQLVEDFRVVHLDDDIVVIDKPPGVAAHPSPGWKGPTVVGALAGAGVTVSTSGAPERAGVVHRLDVGTSGLMVVARTERAYTALKRAFKDRTVTKVYHTVVQGLPDPLRGTIDAPIGRHPGYDWRFAVVDGGRASITHYEVLEAFGRAALVEVHLETGRTHQIRVHFSALRHPCCGDLTYGADPALSAGLGLTRQWLHAKRLGFEHPGTGEPVEYESPYPPDLSFALETLRDGGPA from the coding sequence GTGGCTGAGCCCGAGGAGCACGTGCAGGAGCGCTTCACCGTGCCGCCCGAGCTCGAGGGCCAGCGCGCGGACGCCGCCGTGGCCGCCCTCACCGGGCTCTCCCGCTCCGCGGCCGCCGTGCTCTGCGCCGAGGGCCGCGTGCTGCACCGCGACCGGCCCGTCGCCAAGTCCTTCCGGGTCGAGGCCTCGCAGACCCTCACCGTGCACGTGCCCGTCCCCGAGGACCCGGCCCGGATCGTGCCCCAGCTGGTCGAGGACTTCCGCGTGGTGCACCTGGACGACGACATCGTGGTGATCGACAAGCCGCCCGGCGTCGCCGCGCACCCCTCGCCGGGCTGGAAGGGACCGACCGTGGTCGGGGCCCTGGCGGGCGCGGGCGTCACCGTGAGCACTTCCGGCGCCCCCGAACGGGCCGGTGTGGTGCACCGGCTCGACGTCGGCACGTCCGGGCTGATGGTCGTGGCCCGCACCGAGCGCGCGTACACCGCGCTCAAGCGCGCCTTCAAGGACCGGACGGTCACGAAGGTCTACCACACGGTGGTGCAGGGCCTCCCGGACCCGCTGCGCGGGACGATCGACGCGCCGATCGGGCGCCACCCCGGCTACGACTGGCGCTTCGCCGTGGTCGACGGCGGCCGCGCGTCGATCACCCACTACGAGGTCCTGGAGGCCTTCGGCCGGGCGGCGCTCGTGGAGGTGCACCTGGAGACCGGCCGCACCCACCAGATCCGCGTGCACTTCTCCGCGCTGCGCCACCCGTGCTGCGGGGACCTCACCTACGGCGCGGACCCCGCGCTGTCGGCCGGCCTCGGGCTCACCCGGCAGTGGCTGCACGCCAAGCGCCTGGGCTTCGAGCACCCCGGCACGGGGGAGCCCGTCGAGTACGAGAGCCCGTACCCGCCGGACCTCTCCTTCGCCCTCGAGACGCTGCGCGACGGCGGTCCCGCCTGA
- the lspA gene encoding signal peptidase II: MSESPEVPAGAPDRRTPRGVLLLAAAAALLVYAADQLTKWWVVATMELGQRTPVVEGLLWWQFIRNPGAAFSLGENITWVFTLVMVVVSVLIVLTLRRVRSAAWALALGLVLGGALGNLTDRLLREPGSGMGHVVDFIAVPRFAIFNIADCGVVVGVSLVVLLTLLGRELDGTRTGAGAPDAQRVEASPEEEGTRG; encoded by the coding sequence ATGAGCGAGTCCCCCGAAGTCCCCGCCGGAGCACCCGACCGCCGGACCCCGCGGGGCGTCCTCCTCCTCGCCGCGGCCGCCGCGCTGCTGGTGTACGCCGCGGACCAGCTCACCAAGTGGTGGGTCGTCGCGACCATGGAGCTCGGCCAGCGGACGCCGGTGGTCGAGGGACTGCTGTGGTGGCAGTTCATCCGCAACCCCGGCGCCGCGTTCTCCCTGGGGGAGAACATCACCTGGGTCTTCACCCTGGTCATGGTGGTCGTCTCCGTCCTCATCGTGCTCACCCTCCGCCGTGTCCGCTCGGCCGCGTGGGCCCTGGCCCTGGGGCTCGTCCTCGGCGGCGCCCTCGGCAACCTGACCGACCGGCTCCTGCGGGAGCCCGGCTCGGGGATGGGCCACGTGGTGGACTTCATCGCCGTGCCGCGCTTCGCGATCTTCAACATCGCCGACTGCGGGGTGGTCGTGGGGGTCTCCCTCGTGGTGCTCCTGACGCTGCTCGGCCGGGAGCTCGACGGCACCCGCACGGGCGCGGGCGCCCCGGACGCGCAGCGGGTCGAGGCCTCGCCGGAGGAGGAGGGCACCCGTGGCTGA
- a CDS encoding DivIVA domain-containing protein translates to MALTPEDVINKRFQPTKFREGYDQDEVDDFLDEIVVELRRLNQENTDLKQQLEAAGQPVAPKDSAPSPVSEPGLPVAEDTAGETAGETVEAPAPVAGGAPQEAVERTSPAAASTGAAETVPAETAPTSGAAQSAAGVLAMAQKLHDEYVAEGTAERDRIVGEARERAEELVTDAQRTREETLTALQEEQAELQARVSGLRAFEQDYRTNLKAYIQDQLQDLDTTPSLEPAPAADGAAAPVRSEQA, encoded by the coding sequence ATGGCTCTGACGCCCGAAGACGTCATCAACAAGCGGTTCCAGCCCACCAAGTTCCGGGAGGGCTACGACCAGGACGAGGTCGACGACTTCCTCGACGAGATCGTCGTGGAGCTGCGCCGCCTGAACCAGGAGAACACCGACCTCAAGCAGCAGCTCGAGGCCGCCGGGCAGCCCGTCGCGCCCAAGGACTCCGCGCCGTCGCCCGTCTCCGAGCCCGGCCTCCCGGTCGCCGAGGACACCGCCGGAGAGACCGCTGGGGAGACCGTCGAGGCCCCCGCCCCGGTCGCCGGCGGTGCGCCGCAGGAGGCGGTGGAGCGGACCTCTCCCGCCGCGGCCAGCACCGGAGCCGCCGAGACCGTCCCCGCGGAGACCGCGCCCACCTCCGGCGCGGCGCAGTCCGCGGCCGGAGTCCTGGCGATGGCCCAGAAGCTGCACGACGAGTACGTCGCCGAGGGCACCGCCGAGCGGGACCGGATCGTCGGCGAGGCCCGCGAGCGGGCCGAGGAGCTCGTCACGGACGCCCAGCGCACGCGCGAGGAGACCCTCACGGCCCTCCAGGAGGAGCAGGCCGAGCTGCAGGCCCGCGTCTCGGGGCTGCGCGCCTTCGAGCAGGACTACCGCACCAACCTCAAGGCGTACATCCAGGACCAGCTGCAGGACCTGGACACCACCCCGTCCCTCGAGCCCGCACCGGCCGCGGACGGCGCCGCCGCCCCGGTCCGGTCCGAGCAGGCCTAG
- a CDS encoding YggT family protein codes for MDLLLSVLYLALHLVYVALLARLVLDWVQMFARNWRPRGAALVGASAVYTVTDPPMRWLRRIVPPLRFGGVSLDLGFLILIFAVSIVQGIIGSMLV; via the coding sequence ATGGACCTGTTGCTCTCCGTGCTGTACCTGGCACTGCACCTCGTGTACGTCGCGCTGCTCGCGCGCCTCGTGCTCGACTGGGTGCAGATGTTCGCCCGCAACTGGCGGCCCCGCGGAGCCGCCCTCGTCGGGGCCTCCGCCGTGTACACCGTCACCGACCCGCCGATGCGGTGGCTCCGGCGGATCGTGCCGCCCCTGCGCTTCGGCGGGGTGTCGCTGGACCTCGGGTTCCTCATCCTCATCTTCGCCGTCAGCATCGTCCAGGGCATCATCGGCTCGATGCTGGTCTGA
- a CDS encoding cell division protein SepF, whose product MAGALRRTMIYLGLAETDEDYDEPTPSRQEHQPTAAVREEPREARAHESTAVAVPRRSAEYRAPVTPIKRAPSSSREDSSTLRTITTVHPRSYNDAKSIGEAFREGTPVIMNVSDMGDAEAKRLVDFSAGLVFALHGSIERVTGKVFLLTPSYVEVVGHPAGGEDETDDHQED is encoded by the coding sequence ATGGCCGGAGCGTTGCGCCGCACCATGATCTATCTCGGCCTCGCCGAGACGGACGAGGACTACGACGAGCCGACGCCGTCCCGCCAGGAGCACCAGCCCACCGCCGCGGTCCGCGAGGAGCCGCGCGAGGCCCGCGCCCACGAGTCCACCGCAGTGGCCGTGCCGCGCCGGTCGGCCGAGTACCGGGCGCCGGTCACCCCCATCAAACGCGCCCCCTCCAGCTCTCGAGAGGACAGCTCGACCTTGCGCACGATCACCACGGTCCACCCCCGCTCCTACAACGACGCGAAGTCCATCGGCGAGGCCTTCCGCGAGGGCACGCCCGTCATCATGAACGTCAGCGACATGGGCGACGCCGAGGCCAAGCGCCTGGTGGACTTCTCCGCAGGCCTGGTCTTCGCCCTGCACGGCTCCATCGAACGGGTGACCGGCAAGGTCTTCCTGCTCACCCCGTCCTACGTGGAGGTCGTCGGGCACCCCGCCGGCGGCGAGGACGAGACCGACGACCACCAGGAGGACTGA
- a CDS encoding YggS family pyridoxal phosphate-dependent enzyme, whose protein sequence is MSADPAAALGGDDPRTLELARSLDRVRARIAAAARGSGAAEEPVLVAVTKFFPAADVARLHRLGVRDVGENRDQEAAAKAREVAGLVDGPLTWHFVGQLQSNKAKSVVRYAGWVHSVDRASLVTALGKAVQRHREAVAAGDAAPGPCAEQDLTCLVQVSLDAEERRGGARPEDVVGLAEQIAGTEGLRAGGLMAVAPLGAPPGPAFDRLQELSQRLRRSLPEATAVSAGMSQDLEEAVARGATHVRVGSDILGPRAPVG, encoded by the coding sequence GTGAGCGCCGACCCGGCCGCCGCCCTCGGCGGCGACGATCCGCGGACCCTGGAGCTCGCCCGGTCCCTCGACCGGGTGCGTGCCCGGATCGCGGCCGCGGCGCGGGGGAGCGGGGCGGCCGAGGAGCCCGTGCTGGTCGCCGTGACGAAGTTCTTCCCGGCCGCGGACGTGGCCCGGCTGCACCGGCTCGGCGTCCGGGACGTGGGGGAGAACCGGGACCAGGAGGCCGCCGCCAAGGCGCGGGAGGTGGCCGGGCTCGTGGACGGACCCCTCACCTGGCACTTCGTGGGCCAGCTCCAGTCCAACAAGGCGAAGTCGGTGGTGCGCTACGCGGGGTGGGTGCACTCCGTGGACCGGGCCTCCCTGGTCACGGCCCTCGGCAAGGCGGTGCAGCGGCACCGGGAGGCCGTGGCGGCCGGGGACGCGGCCCCCGGGCCGTGCGCCGAGCAGGACCTGACGTGCCTCGTCCAGGTGTCCCTGGACGCCGAGGAGCGCCGCGGCGGCGCCCGCCCCGAGGACGTCGTCGGGCTCGCCGAGCAGATCGCCGGCACCGAGGGGCTGCGGGCCGGGGGCCTCATGGCCGTCGCCCCGCTGGGGGCGCCCCCGGGGCCCGCCTTCGACCGCCTCCAGGAGCTCTCGCAGCGGCTGCGGCGGTCCCTCCCGGAGGCCACGGCCGTGTCCGCGGGCATGAGCCAGGACCTCGAGGAGGCGGTCGCCCGGGGAGCCACGCACGTGCGCGTCGGCTCCGATATCCTCGGGCCCCGGGCGCCCGTAGGATAG
- a CDS encoding polyphenol oxidase family protein — protein sequence MLWWQDDVGQGVRVAFTDRGAGNLALHTGDDPEAVRARRAALERSIGVPGGSLVFLDQVHGTDVADADRHDRPAVPTADAAVTATGVPLAVMVADCVPVVLVGEGPRGPLTGVAHAGRRGLLEGVLERAVEQLRARGASGLSAWLGPSICGSCYEVPAAMREESAERIPAVAATTSWGTPALDLRAGARERLTALGVGVVEPSGAGPSCTLENERLSSHRRDPGSGRIVGLVWRSGPRGEDAA from the coding sequence GTGCTCTGGTGGCAGGACGACGTCGGGCAGGGCGTCCGGGTGGCGTTCACGGACCGCGGCGCGGGCAACCTCGCCCTGCACACGGGCGACGACCCGGAGGCGGTGCGGGCCCGCCGGGCCGCGCTCGAGCGGTCGATCGGCGTGCCCGGGGGCTCCCTGGTGTTCCTCGACCAGGTGCACGGCACCGACGTGGCCGACGCGGACCGGCACGACCGGCCGGCCGTGCCGACCGCGGACGCCGCGGTCACGGCGACGGGCGTGCCGCTGGCCGTGATGGTCGCCGACTGCGTGCCCGTCGTGCTGGTCGGGGAGGGGCCCCGCGGCCCGCTCACGGGCGTGGCGCACGCCGGGCGCCGCGGCCTGCTCGAGGGCGTGCTCGAGCGCGCCGTCGAGCAGCTGCGGGCCCGGGGCGCGAGCGGGCTGTCGGCCTGGCTCGGCCCCTCGATCTGCGGCAGCTGCTACGAAGTGCCGGCCGCCATGCGCGAGGAGTCCGCGGAGCGGATCCCCGCGGTGGCCGCCACGACGTCCTGGGGCACCCCTGCCCTCGACCTGCGCGCCGGGGCCCGGGAGCGGCTGACCGCCCTCGGGGTCGGCGTCGTCGAGCCGTCGGGGGCCGGCCCCTCCTGCACCCTCGAGAACGAGCGGCTGTCCTCGCACCGCAGGGACCCCGGCTCCGGCCGCATCGTCGGCCTCGTCTGGCGCTCGGGTCCCCGCGGGGAGGACGCCGCGTGA
- the ftsZ gene encoding cell division protein FtsZ, translating to MDSSTPQNYLAVIKVVGIGGGGVNAVNRMIEEGLRGVEFIAINTDAQALLMSDADVKLDVGRELTRGLGAGANPDVGRQAAEDHHEEIEEVLKGADMVFVTAGEGGGTGTGGAPVVARIARSLGALTIGVVTRPFTFEGRRRSNQAENGIETLRDEVDTLIVIPNDRLLSISDRNVSMLDAFKSADQVLLSGVQGITDLITTPGLINLDFADVKSVMQGAGSALMGIGAAQGEDRAVKAAELAIASPLLEASIDGAHGVLLSIQGGSDLGLFEINEAARLVQEVAHPEANIIFGAVIDDALGDQARVTVIAAGFDSVSPETNANNTNAAAQQAATTRAAFGSGAGQPAGVGRAPQRGGTPSFAQPSTSQRWAQPVQNDDVPDDAGFDVDLPAEAEAGAGAGSGRKDSLDFPDFLK from the coding sequence ATGGACTCCTCCACCCCCCAGAACTACTTGGCCGTCATCAAGGTCGTCGGAATCGGCGGCGGCGGCGTCAACGCCGTCAACCGGATGATCGAGGAGGGGCTGCGCGGCGTCGAGTTCATCGCGATCAACACGGACGCGCAGGCCCTGCTGATGAGCGACGCCGACGTCAAGCTCGACGTCGGGCGCGAGCTCACGCGCGGCCTGGGCGCCGGCGCCAACCCCGATGTCGGCCGCCAGGCGGCGGAGGACCACCACGAGGAGATCGAGGAGGTCCTCAAGGGGGCCGACATGGTCTTCGTGACCGCCGGCGAGGGCGGCGGCACCGGCACCGGCGGCGCCCCCGTGGTCGCCCGCATCGCCCGCTCCCTGGGCGCCCTGACCATCGGTGTCGTCACCCGCCCGTTCACCTTCGAGGGCCGCCGCCGGTCCAACCAGGCGGAGAACGGGATCGAGACGCTGCGCGACGAGGTCGACACCCTCATCGTGATCCCCAACGACCGGCTGCTGTCCATCTCCGACCGCAACGTGTCCATGCTGGACGCCTTCAAGTCCGCGGACCAGGTGCTGCTCTCCGGCGTGCAGGGCATCACGGACCTGATCACCACCCCGGGCCTGATCAACCTCGACTTCGCCGACGTGAAGTCCGTGATGCAGGGCGCCGGCTCGGCGCTCATGGGCATCGGCGCCGCGCAGGGCGAGGACCGTGCCGTGAAGGCGGCCGAGCTGGCGATCGCGTCGCCGCTGCTCGAGGCCTCGATCGACGGTGCCCACGGCGTGCTCCTGTCCATCCAGGGCGGCTCCGACCTCGGGCTGTTCGAGATCAACGAGGCCGCCCGCCTGGTCCAGGAGGTCGCCCACCCCGAGGCGAACATCATCTTCGGCGCGGTCATCGACGACGCCCTGGGCGACCAGGCCCGCGTCACGGTCATCGCCGCGGGCTTCGACTCGGTGAGCCCGGAGACCAACGCGAACAACACCAACGCGGCCGCCCAGCAGGCGGCGACCACGCGCGCGGCCTTCGGGTCCGGAGCCGGTCAGCCCGCCGGCGTGGGCCGTGCCCCGCAGCGCGGCGGGACCCCGTCCTTCGCCCAGCCCTCCACCTCGCAGCGGTGGGCGCAGCCGGTGCAGAACGACGACGTGCCCGACGACGCCGGCTTCGACGTCGACCTGCCCGCCGAGGCGGAGGCCGGCGCCGGGGCGGGCTCCGGGCGCAAGGACTCCCTGGACTTCCCCGACTTCCTGAAGTGA
- a CDS encoding cell division protein FtsQ/DivIB, which yields MSRHGRPHQPRFGDPAGDSAGDSGVPGPAGGPVPETTAGPAPERGAAPERDPGSPAGPGGPPRSGSTASGAAAPEGGRVRVRVNDGTKVTPLADEDDLEEVPAAGGRFSAWRRHRQERAATRTLTASRLPPVEEPPRAGSTAVGATAVGATVVAFPASPGARRRRRRIGAVLGVLAALAVLAGVLFLSPALAVRDITVRGAELTDPARVESALDAYRGVPLTRISKDEVRERVGRIPQVRSIEVLLEPPHHLVVALRERVPVAAIEDDGEFVVVDSEGVELMTAGSAEEAGVPVVTGGRDVLEGERFEAIADVLAALPESVLAQLRTASAESLSSVELAFTDGRTVVWGTAEDSELKSQVLRELVEARGAGSGVETYDVSSPTRPVVR from the coding sequence ATGAGCCGGCACGGCCGCCCGCACCAGCCCCGCTTCGGGGACCCGGCCGGGGACTCCGCCGGGGACTCCGGCGTTCCCGGGCCCGCCGGCGGGCCCGTGCCGGAGACCACCGCGGGCCCCGCGCCCGAGCGGGGCGCCGCCCCCGAGCGCGACCCCGGATCGCCGGCCGGCCCCGGGGGCCCGCCGCGGTCAGGGAGCACCGCCTCCGGCGCGGCCGCGCCGGAGGGCGGGCGCGTGCGCGTGCGCGTGAACGACGGGACCAAGGTCACGCCCCTGGCCGACGAGGACGACCTCGAGGAGGTCCCGGCCGCCGGCGGGCGCTTCAGCGCCTGGCGGCGGCACCGGCAGGAGCGCGCCGCCACCCGCACGCTCACCGCCTCCCGGCTCCCCCCGGTGGAGGAGCCCCCGCGGGCCGGTTCCACGGCCGTGGGGGCCACAGCCGTGGGAGCCACGGTGGTGGCCTTTCCCGCCTCACCGGGGGCGCGGCGCCGGCGCCGGCGGATCGGCGCGGTCCTCGGGGTGCTCGCCGCCCTCGCGGTGCTCGCCGGCGTCCTGTTCCTCTCCCCGGCGCTGGCCGTGCGGGACATCACGGTGCGCGGCGCGGAGCTGACGGACCCGGCTCGCGTCGAGTCCGCGCTCGACGCCTACCGGGGCGTCCCGCTGACGCGGATCTCCAAGGACGAGGTGCGGGAGCGGGTGGGGCGGATCCCGCAGGTCCGCTCCATCGAGGTCCTGCTCGAGCCCCCGCACCACCTCGTGGTCGCGCTGCGCGAGCGCGTGCCCGTGGCCGCGATCGAGGACGACGGGGAGTTCGTGGTCGTCGACTCGGAAGGGGTGGAGCTGATGACCGCCGGCTCCGCGGAGGAGGCGGGCGTCCCCGTCGTCACGGGCGGGCGCGACGTGCTCGAGGGCGAACGGTTCGAGGCCATCGCGGACGTGCTGGCCGCCCTCCCGGAGTCCGTCCTCGCCCAGCTGCGCACCGCCTCGGCCGAGTCGCTGTCCTCGGTGGAGCTGGCCTTCACCGACGGCCGCACGGTCGTCTGGGGCACCGCCGAGGACAGCGAGCTCAAGTCGCAGGTCCTCCGGGAGCTCGTCGAGGCGCGCGGCGCCGGCAGCGGCGTCGAGACCTACGACGTGTCGAGCCCGACCCGCCCCGTGGTGCGCTGA
- the murC gene encoding UDP-N-acetylmuramate--L-alanine ligase yields MSAEHETDPALLGRVHFIGMGGAGMSAVAKLMLARGVPVSGSDRQDSPALRQLQDLGATVHVGQRAEHVDGAQTVVVSTAIPPEDPEYSAARAAGLRVLHRSEALAAAMHGRAVVAVAGTHGKTTTSAMAALALHTAGLEPSWAIGAHVADLGSNAALGTGPWFVAEADESDGSFLAYGPRIAVVTNIEPDHLDYYASREAFYRAFDEFAATLPADGLLVACQDDPGSRALAERHRSAGGRVVSYGTDPGSDVRVLPGEADGLRTTSTLLLGEGADRREERLELVVPGRHNVLNATAAFCVAVEAGVPPADAVRGLAGFHGSARRFDLRGEVDGVRVFDDYAHHPTEVVAALTAAREVASGHRVIAIFQPHLFSRTREFAAEFADALALADEVLVIDIFAAREQPVDGLTSRIVTDRAPAHVRYVPDGADAVAEAAAAARPGDLVLTVGAGDVTALGPRLVDRLGAR; encoded by the coding sequence TTGAGCGCTGAGCACGAGACCGACCCCGCGCTGCTGGGCCGGGTCCACTTCATCGGGATGGGCGGCGCGGGGATGTCCGCCGTCGCCAAGCTGATGCTCGCCCGCGGGGTCCCGGTCAGCGGCTCCGACCGCCAGGACTCCCCGGCGCTGCGCCAGCTCCAGGACCTGGGCGCCACCGTGCACGTGGGCCAGCGCGCCGAGCACGTGGACGGGGCGCAGACCGTGGTCGTGTCCACCGCGATCCCGCCCGAGGACCCCGAGTACTCCGCCGCCCGGGCCGCGGGGCTGCGCGTGCTGCACCGCTCCGAGGCCCTCGCGGCCGCGATGCACGGCCGCGCGGTCGTGGCGGTGGCCGGCACGCACGGCAAGACGACCACGAGCGCCATGGCCGCGCTCGCGCTGCACACTGCCGGGCTGGAGCCCTCCTGGGCCATCGGCGCGCACGTGGCCGACCTCGGCTCCAACGCGGCCCTCGGCACGGGTCCGTGGTTCGTGGCCGAGGCCGACGAGTCGGACGGCTCCTTCCTCGCGTACGGTCCGCGGATCGCCGTGGTCACGAACATCGAGCCCGACCACCTCGACTACTACGCCTCCCGCGAGGCCTTCTACCGGGCCTTCGACGAGTTCGCCGCGACCCTGCCCGCGGACGGGCTGCTCGTGGCCTGCCAGGACGACCCCGGCTCCCGGGCGCTCGCGGAGCGCCACCGGTCCGCCGGCGGACGGGTGGTCAGCTACGGCACGGACCCGGGCTCCGACGTCCGGGTGCTCCCCGGGGAGGCCGACGGGCTGCGCACCACCAGCACCCTGCTCCTGGGCGAGGGCGCCGACCGCCGGGAGGAGCGGCTCGAGCTCGTGGTGCCGGGCCGGCACAACGTCCTCAACGCGACCGCCGCCTTCTGCGTGGCCGTCGAGGCCGGCGTCCCGCCCGCGGATGCGGTGCGCGGGCTGGCCGGCTTCCACGGCTCCGCCCGGCGCTTCGACCTGCGGGGCGAGGTGGACGGGGTCCGGGTCTTCGACGACTACGCCCACCACCCGACCGAGGTGGTCGCGGCGCTCACGGCCGCGCGGGAGGTCGCGTCCGGGCACCGGGTGATCGCGATCTTCCAGCCGCACCTGTTCTCCCGCACGCGCGAGTTCGCGGCCGAGTTCGCCGACGCCCTGGCGCTGGCCGACGAGGTCCTCGTCATCGACATCTTCGCCGCGCGGGAGCAGCCCGTCGACGGCCTCACGAGCCGGATCGTCACCGACCGCGCCCCCGCCCACGTCCGCTACGTGCCGGACGGCGCCGACGCGGTCGCAGAGGCCGCGGCGGCCGCACGCCCCGGGGACCTGGTGCTCACGGTGGGCGCCGGGGACGTCACCGCCCTCGGGCCCCGGCTCGTGGACCGCCTCGGAGCCCGCTGA
- the murG gene encoding undecaprenyldiphospho-muramoylpentapeptide beta-N-acetylglucosaminyltransferase encodes MTPSEPTTGGPAPSVLLAGGGTAGHVSPLLAVAAALREQAPEARLTAVGTASGMETRLVPQAGLELELVDRVPLPRRPSVDLVRLPGRLLGAVRQAGEILDRVRPDVVLGVGGYVCTPVYLAAARRGLPIVVHEANARPGLANRVGARWARTVAAAFPGTPLRGAVTVGMPMRREISHLDREALRAEARRSFGLDPDLPTVVVTGGSSGALAMNRTVAGVVGEVAARGYQLLHVTGRGKQLTRDDGAPLSAPGYVQVEYVDGMERVYAAADLLVARAGAATVSEVAAVGLPAVFVPLPVGNGEQALNAASLVAAGAAQLVADDAFTPDWYRRNVHPLLADPGRLAAMAAASRAHGVRDADTVLARMILEEVPVER; translated from the coding sequence ATGACACCGTCCGAACCCACCACCGGAGGCCCCGCGCCGTCGGTCCTGCTGGCCGGCGGGGGCACCGCCGGGCACGTCAGCCCCCTCCTGGCCGTGGCCGCGGCGCTGCGGGAGCAGGCCCCGGAGGCCCGCCTCACGGCGGTGGGCACCGCGTCCGGGATGGAGACCCGGCTCGTCCCGCAGGCCGGGCTCGAGCTCGAGCTCGTCGACCGGGTCCCGCTGCCCCGCCGGCCCTCCGTGGACCTCGTCCGGCTGCCCGGACGGCTCCTCGGCGCCGTGCGGCAGGCCGGGGAGATCCTCGACCGCGTCCGGCCGGACGTGGTGCTGGGCGTCGGGGGCTACGTCTGCACCCCCGTCTACCTCGCCGCCGCCCGGCGCGGGCTGCCCATCGTGGTGCACGAGGCCAACGCCCGCCCCGGTCTGGCCAACCGGGTCGGCGCGCGCTGGGCCAGGACCGTGGCCGCCGCGTTCCCCGGCACCCCGCTGCGCGGAGCCGTCACCGTCGGCATGCCCATGCGCCGGGAGATCTCCCACCTGGACCGGGAGGCGCTGCGCGCCGAGGCCCGCCGGTCCTTCGGGCTCGACCCCGACCTGCCCACCGTCGTGGTCACCGGCGGCTCCTCGGGCGCCCTCGCCATGAACCGCACCGTGGCCGGCGTCGTCGGGGAGGTCGCCGCGCGCGGCTACCAGCTCCTCCACGTCACCGGCCGGGGCAAGCAGCTCACCCGGGACGACGGCGCGCCGCTGAGCGCCCCCGGCTACGTGCAGGTCGAGTACGTGGACGGCATGGAGCGCGTCTACGCCGCCGCGGACCTGCTCGTGGCCCGCGCCGGCGCCGCGACCGTCTCGGAGGTCGCCGCCGTCGGCCTGCCCGCCGTGTTCGTCCCGCTGCCCGTCGGCAACGGCGAGCAGGCGCTCAACGCCGCCTCCCTGGTGGCGGCCGGCGCGGCGCAGCTCGTCGCCGACGACGCGTTCACCCCCGACTGGTACCGCCGGAACGTGCACCCCCTGCTGGCCGACCCCGGCCGCCTCGCCGCGATGGCCGCCGCGAGCCGCGCCCACGGCGTGCGCGACGCCGACACCGTGCTGGCACGGATGATCCTCGAGGAGGTCCCCGTTGAGCGCTGA